In the genome of Chryseobacterium sp. 52, the window TTATTACAACCATTATAATACAGGGAGACCTGCAAAAAATAATACAGACCGGAACTATGTATCAGCCTATATCGACCTTGATAATGATCCGAAATTTCCTTTTGGTTACGGTTTAAGCTATACCGATTTTAAATACTCTGATATGGTTTTAAACTCTGTAAGCCTAAAGGGAAATCAAACGTTAAATATCAGTGTCAATGTTTCCAATACCGGAAATTTCGACGGAGAAGAAGTAGTACAGCTATATATCAGAGACCTTTTCGGAAAAGTGGTAAGACCTGTAAAAGAGCTGAAAGGTTTTCAAAAAGTATTCATCAAAAAAGGGGAGACTAAAAAAATAGATTTTAAACTGACTCCCGAAGATCTGAAGTTTTTTGATGATGAATTAAACTATGACTGGGAAGGCGGAGAGTTTGATATGATGGTGGGAACCAATTCTCAAAATGTACAAACCAAAAGAATCAGTTGGAGTAAATAAAAATTCAATAGGAGCGGGCTTTAGCCCGCTTTTAAAGGTATAGAGCATTTGGTTTTAACCAAAACTTAAAAAAATAATCGTTAATAATGAAAATCAGGATCCAAAATATAACTCATGTATTTGCTGGTATTGCAGTTGCTTTTGCACTGTTGAATTGTGCATCAAACAAACCTGATTCCACCAGAAAATTGATCTGGAATGATGAGTTTAATTACAAAGGACTTCCTGATGCTGCAAAATGGAATTATGATGTCGGTGGTGACGGATACGGAAATAATGAAGCTCAGTTTTATACCAAAGACCGTTTGGAAAATGCAAGAGTTGAAAACGGAAATCTTGTTATTGAAGCCAGAAAAGAAAACTGGGAAAAGAATAAATATACTTCTGCAAGGCTCTTAACCAAAGGGAAATTCTCTTTTCAATATGGAACCGTAGAAGTTAGGGCAAAGCTTCCCAAAGGTCGCGGAACCTGGCCAGCCATCTGGATGATGAGTGAAAATATGAAGGAATGGCCGGATGACGGTGAGCTGGATATTATGGAGCATGTAGGATTTAATCCCGGTTATGTTCATGCTTCAGTACACACCAAAAAATACAACCACATTCAGGGAACACAAAAAACAGATACCTTGATGGTGAAAGACGTAAGTGAAAATTTTCATATATACAAAGTGGACTGGACACCGGAAAAAATTGAGGTCTACATTGACGGACAGAAGTTTTTCACGTATGAAAATAAAGAAAAGACCTATGAAGCATGGCCTTTTGACCAGCCTTATTTTATTATTTTAAATCAGGCGGTAGGCGGTTTCTGGGGTGGTAAAGAAGGGATAGATGACCATATTTTTCCACAAAAATATTATATAGACTACGTAAGAGTTTATCAAAATAAATAATGAAGCGAGGACACTGGAGTCCAAAAACAGAAAGAAAAGATTATGAAAAAACTAATTGTGAGTTGTTTGACAGTGGCCGCATTTTTAAATGCCAATGCACAGAACTACTGGAAAAAGAATGCAGGGAAAACAGCGAAAGTAATTTTGACCAGTTCTAAGACGAATGAGAAAATGGCAGACAAAGGAACGGTAAAGTTTGAGAAATTCGGACAGCCGAAAGAAACAGATGCCTGTATTTTTGTAGATCCGGATTTTAAATATCAGAAACTGATAGGAATAGGAGGTGCCATCACCGATGCTTCTGCCGAAACTTTCTATAAAATGCCGAAAAACAAGCAGAAAGAAATTCTCGATGCCTATTTTGGAAAGAATGGACTTGGATATACTGTAGTCCGTACCAATATGAACTCCTGTGACTTTTCCAGTGATTCTTATACCTATGTGGAAGATAATGATACTGCTCTAAAGTCTTTCAATGTTGCGCACGACGAAAAATATAAAATCCCGATGATCAAGGAAGCTCAGAAAGCAATCGGAAAAGATTTTACGTTTTACTTTTCTCCCTGGAGTCCTCCGGCATGGATGAAATCTAACAACAGCCTGTTTAAAGGAGGAAGGCTGGAAAACAAATATTACCAGACCTGGGCAGATTATTATATTAAATTCATCAAAGAATACGAAAAAAGAGGAATCAACATCTGGGGACTGACGATACAGAACGAACCGATGGCAACGCAGACCTGGGAATCATGTATTTATTCTGCAGAAGAAGAAGGAGAGTTCCTTAAGAATAATTTAGGTCCAGCACTTTGGAAGAACGGCTACAAAGACAAGAAAGTAATGATCTGGGATCATAACAGAGACCTTATTTATCAAAGAGCCACGACTACTTTAAGTGACCCCGAAACCTCAAAATATGCCCACGGAATCGGATATCACTGGTATGAAACATGGAACAATAAAACCCAGCTTTTCGATAATTTAGCAGAAACGCAAAGAGCTTTTCCTGATAAGTTCCTTGCTTTTACCGAAGGCTGTAAAGAACAGTTTAATATGTCAAGGATTTATGATGTCAGCTTGGGAGAACTATACGGAAGAAATATGCTTAATGATTTCAATAAAGGAACCGCTTTATGGACAGACTGGAATGTATTGCTTGATGAAACCGGAGGGCCAAACCACGTAGGAAACTTTTGCTTTGCCCCGATTATTGCCGACACCAAAACGGGAGAAGTACACTATACTTATGAATATTATTATGTAGGGCATGTTTCAAAATTTATCAAGCCTAATGCTCAGAGAATCGGAAGCTCTTCAAACAGAGCAGCCCTTACCTCTACCACTTTTATGAATGAAAATGGCCAGCTTGTAACAGTAATCATGAACGATTCAGAGAATGATATTGAAACGAATCTGTGGATTGAAGGAATGTCTGCCAGATTATCTGCTCCGGCACATTCTATTCAGACTGTAATTTTATAAACTCATATTGATTATTTTTTATAGAACCGGCGGCCTCTTTGAGGCCGCCGGTTTATTTTACAGTATATTTTAAATGTTGTTATTCAACATCATATTTACTAATCACTTTCTGAGTAACTCCGGAGCTGCTGAAACCACCATCATGGAAAAGGTTCTGCATCGTCACTTTCTTGGTAAGGTCAGAGAACAGGGTTACACAATAGTTGGCACATTCAAGAGCCGTAGCATTTCCAAGTGGAGACATATCCTCCGCATATCCAAGGAAACCACCGAAACCTTTTACGCCACTTCCTGCTGTAGTTGGAGTAGGAGATTGAGAAACCGTGTTGACACGTACTTTTCTTTCACCCCAGTAATTTCCAAATGTTCTGGCAATACTTTCCAGGTAAGCCTTGTTATCAGACATATCATTATAGTCAGGGAAAGTTCTTTGAGCTGCAATATAAGTAAGCGCTAAAATGCTTCCCCATTCGTTCATACAATTCTTTTCCCAAGCCACACGCATTACTTTATGGAAAGAAACAGCTGAAATATCCCAACCTTTTTCTAACCAGTCATAATTCATGTCAGTATAGTGTTTTCCTTTTCTTACATTGATGGACATACCTATGGAGTGAAGGATAAAATCTATTTTCCCGAATTTTGCTGTTGCAGCATCGAAAAGTTTTTCAAGATCTTCAATAGAAGTCGCATCTGCACCTATCACTTCAGAACCTGTTTTCTCAGCTAAACTATTAAGTTCCCCCATTCTCAAAGCAATAGGAGCATTTGATAAGATAAATTCAGCACCTTCTTCATGACATCTCTCTGCAACTTTCCATGCGATTGATTGCTCATTAAGGGC includes:
- a CDS encoding enoyl-ACP reductase, whose amino-acid sequence is MSYGLLKGKKGIIFGALNEQSIAWKVAERCHEEGAEFILSNAPIALRMGELNSLAEKTGSEVIGADATSIEDLEKLFDAATAKFGKIDFILHSIGMSINVRKGKHYTDMNYDWLEKGWDISAVSFHKVMRVAWEKNCMNEWGSILALTYIAAQRTFPDYNDMSDNKAYLESIARTFGNYWGERKVRVNTVSQSPTPTTAGSGVKGFGGFLGYAEDMSPLGNATALECANYCVTLFSDLTKKVTMQNLFHDGGFSSSGVTQKVISKYDVE
- a CDS encoding glycoside hydrolase family 30 protein: MKKLIVSCLTVAAFLNANAQNYWKKNAGKTAKVILTSSKTNEKMADKGTVKFEKFGQPKETDACIFVDPDFKYQKLIGIGGAITDASAETFYKMPKNKQKEILDAYFGKNGLGYTVVRTNMNSCDFSSDSYTYVEDNDTALKSFNVAHDEKYKIPMIKEAQKAIGKDFTFYFSPWSPPAWMKSNNSLFKGGRLENKYYQTWADYYIKFIKEYEKRGINIWGLTIQNEPMATQTWESCIYSAEEEGEFLKNNLGPALWKNGYKDKKVMIWDHNRDLIYQRATTTLSDPETSKYAHGIGYHWYETWNNKTQLFDNLAETQRAFPDKFLAFTEGCKEQFNMSRIYDVSLGELYGRNMLNDFNKGTALWTDWNVLLDETGGPNHVGNFCFAPIIADTKTGEVHYTYEYYYVGHVSKFIKPNAQRIGSSSNRAALTSTTFMNENGQLVTVIMNDSENDIETNLWIEGMSARLSAPAHSIQTVIL
- a CDS encoding family 16 glycosylhydrolase, with product MKIRIQNITHVFAGIAVAFALLNCASNKPDSTRKLIWNDEFNYKGLPDAAKWNYDVGGDGYGNNEAQFYTKDRLENARVENGNLVIEARKENWEKNKYTSARLLTKGKFSFQYGTVEVRAKLPKGRGTWPAIWMMSENMKEWPDDGELDIMEHVGFNPGYVHASVHTKKYNHIQGTQKTDTLMVKDVSENFHIYKVDWTPEKIEVYIDGQKFFTYENKEKTYEAWPFDQPYFIILNQAVGGFWGGKEGIDDHIFPQKYYIDYVRVYQNK